The sequence AGCTATTTCACGGTTGCCGATATGTCCTAAACCGGCGGAAAACGGGGCTTTGCCTGAATCGATGGAACGCTTGCCGGGGCGCCATGTGAAAAATGCCTCTCTGGTTGGCAATAGTTTGATCTCTCCCTCAAAATAAAATTATTTTTCCATAAATTAATTATATGAAATTTTAATGCGTATATACTCATTAGTACTTTAATAGGGGACGGTGCTTCAGCCGCGCTCCGGGGTTTTCGGCCGTTGGACGTTGCGCCGAATGATTCATTCTGGCAGTCGACATGTCTATCGTTAAAGGTGAAATTCCCAATGAAAACAATGAGTAGAGATTATATCAATTTGTTGATTGTCTGGAGGATATAGAGCGATGAAATCGCGGGGGCAAAATAATCACACCCTTCTATGTGATTAATTTTTATTGTGAGGATCATTATGTTGAAAATTGCATTATTGGGGGCAGGACGTATCGCCAAGATCCATGCTAATAATATCCATGCGCATCCTGATTCAATACTGTACTCCGTTTCAGATATTAGCGCGGATGCCGCCCGGTCTTTGGCGGATCAATATCAGGCCAGGGTGCTTTCTGTCCAGGAAGCGATAAATCATCCCGAAGTGGATATTGTATTAGTTGCGACATCGACGGAAACCCATGCCGAGTTCTCTTTGCTGGCGGCTAAAGCCGGAAAAGCCATCTTCTGTGAAAAACCTATTGATTTGAATATTGATCGTGTGAAAGCCTGTGTGGCTGAAATCAACGACCTCGGCGTGCCTTTCATGATCGGTTTCAACCGTCGTTTCGATCCGAATCATGCACATTTGCAACGCGCCTTGCGTGCGGGAGAAATCGGTGAGTTGGAACATCTGCAAATCAGCTCCCGGGACCCGTCCCCGGTCCCTGATGATTACCTTGTGGCGTCCGGCGGTATGTTTAGGGATATGACCATTCATGATTTCGATATGGCGCGATTCCAGCTTGGCGAAGAGCCGGTTTCCGTCTCGGCAATCGCATCCGCGCTTATCAGTCCTGCGGTAAAAGCGGCAGGCGATATTGATACGGCGGTTGTCACACTGCAAACGGCCTCAGGAAAGATTGCGGTGATCAATAATAGCCGACGGTCTGGTTACGGATATGACCAGCGAATCGAAGCCCATGGTCAGAAGGGATCCTTGCGCGTTGACAACGTTCCCATTACGACGCTGGTTAAGCTTACCGAAGAGGGCGGCGTACAGGCGCAGAAACCCCTGTACTTTTTCCTGGAGCGTTATCACGATGCCTTCAGGGAAGAATGGGATGCATTTATTACCGCAGTCAAGACGAAAACACCGATTCCCTCTACCGCCAGTGACGGTTTGAAAGCATTAATGCTTGCCGAGGCGGCGATCGAGTCGCTGAGAACCCAGAAAGTCATTAATGTCTCATTAGACGGGGTTTAGCATGGACTGGGCCGCCACAGGGCTATCGCTGTTTTATACCCTCGGCTGTTTCTGATACCGCTACTGATTACCGACGGAATAATCTCTTCTATCCTCCTCAACCTCATCGTTCCGGTGAGGTTTCTATTTCGAATCAAACATTTCCCGGACGGGGTGTTAACCCGGAAATAATCATTATCCGAAAATTAAATTTGAATTAACTCATCGTAATGGAGTCGAACGTAGACTCAATGACAGCACCCTACTCAGATAAAGAGGTTAGCCTAATTCAGACAGGGACAGCGCAAGTTATGACAATCTCACCTTAATAATAGCGTGTTATGAATAATCCCCCGTTAAAGACTGCTTGCTAATAATTAGAGACACACACTATATGCTTACTCCCCCGGAAAAGTTTTTACCCTATGCCCATCCGAGAAACTGGTTATTGTGGTTTGGCCTGGGGGTGCTGTTTCTCCTGGTTCAGTTGCCTTATCCCATGCTGGTCAAGCTTGGCGGCTGGTTAGGCCGCCGCTCGATGCGTTTTTTAGCAAGACGGGTGGCGATAGCCAGACGCAACCTGGAACTGAGCTTTCCCGACGCCGATGCGCGGCAGATCGACGCCAAAGT comes from Brenneria nigrifluens DSM 30175 = ATCC 13028 and encodes:
- the iolG gene encoding inositol 2-dehydrogenase, which gives rise to MLKIALLGAGRIAKIHANNIHAHPDSILYSVSDISADAARSLADQYQARVLSVQEAINHPEVDIVLVATSTETHAEFSLLAAKAGKAIFCEKPIDLNIDRVKACVAEINDLGVPFMIGFNRRFDPNHAHLQRALRAGEIGELEHLQISSRDPSPVPDDYLVASGGMFRDMTIHDFDMARFQLGEEPVSVSAIASALISPAVKAAGDIDTAVVTLQTASGKIAVINNSRRSGYGYDQRIEAHGQKGSLRVDNVPITTLVKLTEEGGVQAQKPLYFFLERYHDAFREEWDAFITAVKTKTPIPSTASDGLKALMLAEAAIESLRTQKVINVSLDGV